The following coding sequences are from one Musa acuminata AAA Group cultivar baxijiao chromosome BXJ2-4, Cavendish_Baxijiao_AAA, whole genome shotgun sequence window:
- the LOC103980541 gene encoding NRR repressor homolog 1-like has protein sequence MEEERRESKRPASADREEDKQGEEEMEKFYALLENIRAMRDSLRRSRHKRMKKEAAKPIWKPRFEMEDFKEEAGVCSSAISVTSNPPPKDGERRHGKEEEEREEKSSLDLSLSLSLSL, from the coding sequence ATGGAGGAAGAGAGGAGGGAGTCGAAGAGACCAGCGAGTGCAGATAGGGAAGAAGATAagcaaggagaggaagagatggagaaATTCTACGCTTTGCTGGAGAACATTAGAGCGATGAGAGACTCCCTGAGGAGGAGCAGGCataagaggatgaagaaggaagCAGCAAAGCCTATTTGGAAGCCGAGGTTTGAGATGGAGGACTTCAAGGAGGAGGCTGGAGTCTGCAGCTCGGCGATCAGCGTGACGTCGAATCCACCACCCAAGGATGGGGAGAGAAGGCatgggaaggaggaagaggagagagaggagaagagcaGTTTggatctctccctctccctctccctctccctctag
- the LOC103980409 gene encoding uncharacterized protein LOC103980409: protein MEVAANGRNAVVCPKPRWINPNRPWQTRNQAKPSALSDIFLSEDGEANQMSSSSPPFFAGSPPVRSTNPLIHDACFGDDKLVLPFLLHPAPPSVALEAPAKFRLQPAAMRVEGFECLDRDRRRGHGIAAIA from the exons ATGGAGGTGGCGGCAAACGGGAGAAACGCGGTGGTTTGCCCCAAGCCGCGGTGGATCAACCCGAACCGGCCATGGCAAACACG TAATCAGGCAAAACCTTCTGCGCTTTCTGATATTTTCCTTTCAGAG GACGGGGAAGCTAATCAAATGTCATCGTCGTCACCACCATTCTTCGCTGGATCTCCACCGGTGCGATCCACAAACCCACTGATCCATGACGCCTGCTTCGGCGACGACAAGCTGGTGCTTCCTTTCCTCCTACATCCTGCGCCGCCTTCGGTGGCTTTGGAGGCGCCCGCCAAGTTCCGTCTCCAGCCTGCCGCCATGAGAGTCGAGGGCTTCGAGTGCCTCGATCGAGACCGAAGAAGAGGCCATGGCATCGCCGCCATTGCCTGA
- the LOC103980408 gene encoding endoglucanase 10, which yields MFGRDPWGGSLEISNADSATDDDRSRNLQDYDRAALSRQLDETQQSWLLAAPGDPSGKKKKRYVDLGCVVVSRKLFLWTVGSVLGIGLLIGFIMLIIKTVPHHHRPPPPPDEYTQALHKALMFFNAQRSGPLPKHNNVSWRGNSGMKDGLSDDSVKKNLVGGYYDAGDAIKFNFPMSFAMTMLSWSVIEYSAKYEAAGELDHVKNIIKWGTDYLLKTFNSSADTIDRVVAQVGQGDTSKGPGPNDHYCWVRPEDIDYPRPVYECHSCSDLAGEMAAALAAASIVFKDSKTYSEKLAHGARTLFKYGRDQRGRYSPGGSDPSLFYNSTSYWDEYVWGGAWLYFATGNSSYLQLATAPGLAKHAGAFWGGPDYGVFSWDNKLAGSQVLLSRLRLFLSPGYPYEEILSTFHNQTGNIMCSYLPYFTSFNRTKGGLIQLNHGRPQPLQYVVNAAFLASVYSDYLDAADTPGWYCGPNFYSTDVLRDFAKTQIDYILGNNPQKMSYVVGYGKRYPKHVHHRGASIPKNGVKYSCKGGWKWRDTKKPNPNTIVGAMVAGPDRHDGFKDVRTNYNYTEPTLAGNAGLVAALVSLSGVTTGIDKNTIFSAVPPMFPTPPPPPSAWKP from the exons ATGTTTGGGAGGGATCCATGGGGTGGATCGCTGGAGATATCGAATGCGGACTCGGCGACGGACGACGACCGGAGCCGGAACCTGCAGGACTACGACCGGGCGGCGCTGTCGCGGCAGCTGGACGAGACGCAGCAGAGCTGGCTCCTCGCGGCGCCCGGTGACCCCTCCGGCAAGAAGAAGAAGCGCTACGTCGACCTCGGCTGCGTCGTAGTCAGCCGCAAGCTCTTCCTCTGGACCGTCGGATCCGTGCTCGGCATCGGCCTACTTATCGGCTTCATCATGCTCATCATCAAGACGGTGCCCCACCACCACCGCCCCCCGCCGCCCCCCGACGAGTACACGCAGGCGCTTCACAAGGCCCTTATGTTCTTCAACGCCCAGCGCT CTGGCCCTCTGCCGAAGCATAACAACGTGAGTTGGAGGGGGAACTCCGGCATGAAGGATGGTCTCTCGGACGACTCTGTCAAAAAGAATCTGGTGGGAGGATACTACGACGCCGGGGATGCGATCAAGTTCAACTTCCCCATGTCCTTCGCCATGACAATGCTCAGCTGGAGCGTGATCGAGTACAGTGCTAAGTATGAGGCTGCTGGGGAACTCGATCATGtcaaaaatatcatcaagtgGGGCACTGACTACCTCCTCAAAACCTTTAATTCCTCTGCTGACACTATCGATCGTGTCGTTGCTCAG GTTGGTCAAGGGGATACTTCAAAGGGACCAGGTCCGAATGACCATTACTGCTGGGTGAGACCTGAAGACATTGACTACCCCCGCCCGGTGTACGAATGCCACAGTTGCTCTGATCTTGCAGGAGAGATGGCAGCTGCATTGGCTGCAGCTTCGATCGTGTTCAAGGACAGCAAGACTTATTCCGAGAAGCTTGCTCATGGTGCCAGGACTCTGTTCAAGTATGGGAGAGACCAAAGGGGTAGATATAGCCCGGGAGGCTCCGATCCTTCGCTCTTCTATAACTCCACTAGTTACTGGGATGAGTATGTGTGGGGCGGTGCATGGTTGTATTTTGCCACCGGCAACTCCTCCTATCTCCAACTTGCTACTGCTCCAGGCTTAGCCAAACATGCAGGTGCCTTCTGGGGTGGCCCGGATTATGGAGTATTCAGCTGGGACAACAAGCTTGCAGGTTCTCAA GTTCTTCTCAGCAGGTTGCGGCTGTTCCTGAGTCCAGGTTATCCGTATGAAGAAATATTGAGTACATTCCACAATCAGACAGGCAATATTATGTGCTCATACTTGCCGTATTTTACATCATTTAATCGAACCAAAG GTGGTCTGATACAACTGAACCATGGAAGACCTCAACCACTCCAATATGTTGTCAATGCAGCTTTCCTTGCCTCGGTATATAGTGATTATCTTGATGCTGCAGATACACCAGGATGGTATTGTGGACCTAATTTCTACTCGACCGATGTCCTCCGTGATTTTGCCAAGACCCAG ATTGATTACATCCTGGGCAACAATCCTCAGAAGATGAGCTACGTTGTTGGATATGGCAAACGTTATCCTAAGCATGTTCATCACCGAGGTGCATCGATTCCCAAGAACGGGGTGAAGTACAGTTGCAAAGGAGGATGGAAGTGGAGAGACACCAAAAAGCCGAATCCTAACACCATCGTTGGTGCCATGGTCGCCGGTCCTGACAGGCACGATGGATTCAAAGACGTTCGGACAAACTATAACTACACAGAGCCAACACTAGCAGGAAATGCTGGTCTGGTTGCAGCACTGGTCTCTTTGTCTGGAGTAACGACCGGCATTGATAAGAACACTATCTTCTCTGCAGTTCCTCCAATGTTTCCTACTCCTCCACCTCCACCATCAGCTTGGAAGCCATAG
- the LOC103980407 gene encoding uncharacterized protein LOC103980407, with protein MKGSRGRGSATAATAADREVPLSQKAVKVVGNVCFSLFVLSVLIFTIVSITYQPPDPWFDSPKAIISKSLAATLPNATFRTDDSVLQTGEDLVPLTAADNSTTAIADADNASSAAIVLPSLAPDCDPDAPLNCSDPRVLAAIQRFNTRIFHRSIIFLSYETPVSGSAPWECDAAWRFRNHREKSWRRYKDYRRFRLAPADNCTYEVVSAGKFRSGVNAAPKPPLRRQSSSRAPPSHIADAEINDTIPTLGSESNFRKGKYLYYTRGGDYCKGMNQYLWSFLCALGEAQFLNRTFVMDLNVCLAATYNPSGRDEEGKDFRYYFDFEHLKESASVVEESEFLRDWQQWDRATSRKAGGKITVLKVPTYKVTPMQLKKDPSTIIWRQFDGPEPENYWYRVCEGRSAKYIQRPWQAIWKSKRLMNIVSEIAGQMDWEYDGIHVVRGEKARNKELWPNLDADTSPEALVQKLTKVIHQWRNLYIATNEPFYNYFDKLRSHYKVHLLDDYKEMWGNTSEWYNETMALNNGHPVEFDGYMRVAVDTEVLHRAKNRVETFNNLTRDCKDGINTC; from the coding sequence ATGAAGGGTTCTCGGGGTAGGGGCAGCGCAACCGCGGCAACGGCGGCAGATCGGGAGGTGCCGCTGAGTCAGAAGGCGGTCAAAGTAGTCGGGAACGTGTGCTTCTCGCTCTTCGTGCTCTCCGTGCTCATCTTCACCATCGTCTCCATCACTTACCAACCCCCCGACCCCTGGTTCGACTCCCCCAAGGCCATCATCTCGAAGTCCCTCGCCGCCACCCTCCCCAACGCTACATTCCGCACCGACGACTCCGTCCTCCAAACCGGCGAGGACCTCGTCCCCCTTACGGCTGCCGATAACTCGACTACTGCCATAGCTGATGCCGACAACGCCTCCTCCGCTGCCATAGTCCTCCCATCTCTGGCGCCGGACTGCGACCCCGACGCTCCGCTTAACTGCTCCGACCCCCGCGTCCTCGCTGCGATCCAGCGCTTCAATACCCGTATCTTTCATCGCTCTATCATATTCCTCAGCTATGAGACGCCCGTATCTGGATCCGCCCCCTGGGAGTGCGACGCTGCCTGGCGCTTCCGCAACCACCGCGAGAAGTCCTGGCGACGCTACAAGGACTACCGCCGCTTCCGCCTCGCCCCCGCTGACAACTGCACCTACGAGGTTGTCTCCGCCGGAAAATTTCGCTCCGGCGTCAACGCGGCCCCCAAGCCTCCACTGCGGCGCCAGTCTTCGTCCCGGGCCCCTCCCTCCCATATCGCGGATGCCGAGATCAACGACACGATCCCGACGCTCGGATCTGAATCAAACTTCCGAAAAGGGAAATATCTCTACTACACGCGCGGTGGCGATTACTGCAAGGGGATGAATCAGTACCTGTGGAGCTTCCTTTGCGCCCTCGGCGAGGCCCAGTTCTTGAACCGGACGTTTGTGATGGATCTCAACGTCTGTTTGGCTGCCACTTACAATCCCAGTGGCCGGGATGAGGAGGGTAAGGATTTCCGATACTACTTCGATTTCGAGCACCTCAAGGAGTCGGCATCGGTGGTGGAGGAGAGTGAATTCTTGAGGGACTGGCAACAATGGGATCGTGCCACAAGCCGAAAGGCTGGTGGCAAGATCACCGTCCTCAAGGTGCCGACGTACAAGGTCACGCCAATGCAGCTCAAGAAGGACCCAAGCACCATCATCTGGAGGCAGTTTGACGGGCCAGAGCCCGAGAATTACTGGTACCGTGTGTGTGAGGGTCGGTCTGCTAAGTACATTCAGCGGCCATGGCAAGCCATTTGGAAATCCAAGCGGCTGATGAACATTGTGTCAGAGATCGCAGGACAGATGGACTGGGAGTATGATGGCATCCATGTGGTCCGTGGCGAGAAGGCCAGGAACAAGGAACTGTGGCCTAATTTGGATGCAGATACTTCTCCTGAGGCCCTGGTGCAGAAGCTAACAAAGGTGATACATCAATGGAGGAATCTCTATATTGCCACGAATGAGCCATTCTATAACTACTTTGATAAACTGAGATCACACTATAAGGTGCATTTGCTTGACGATTACAAGGAGATGTGGGGAAACACAAGCGAGTGGTATAATGAGACGATGGCTCTAAACAATGGCCACCCTGTGGAGTTTGATGGGTACATGAGGGTTGCAGTGGATACGGAGGTGCTCCATAGGGCAAAGAATCGGGTGGAAACATTCAATAATCTAACAAGGGACTGTAAGGATGGTATTAACACATGCTAG
- the LOC103980406 gene encoding chaperone protein dnaJ 49: MEGNKDDALKCLRIGKDALQSGDRTRAVKFLSKARRLDPTLPIDGLLSAAADSDGKSGGPADSAASSNASQPDEPSSGTSSRAAAASVSSASKVRISSDGPGSSRDYTEEQVTVISQIKKLNDYYQILGVEKGCTVEEVRKAYRKLSLKVHPDKNKAPGADEAFKAVSKAFQCLSDNESRKRYDLLGSDESDRPVAQRGNHGFNGFYDEDFDADEIFRNFFFGGGPPVATHFRTFRFRTGGTGGASAHEMHGSVNHNLRMLIQILPIIILFLLNFLPSSEPIYMLFRSYPYEHKLETSRGVAYFVKSVKFEEEYPYESPKRIALEEHVESDYVGILEQNCRVELQRQHWGLSYQTPHCDRLQKFEAAA, translated from the coding sequence ATGGAGGGGAACAAAGATGATGCTTTGAAGTGCCTCCGGATCGGTAAGGACGCATTGCAGTCCGGTGATCGGACTCGCGCCGTCAAATTCCTCTCCAAGGCTCGCCGTCTAGATCCCACTTTGCCGATCGACGGCCTCCTCTCCGCCGCTGCTGACTCTGATGGCAAATCCGGCGGTCCCGCTGATTCCGCTGCGTCATCGAACGCTTCCCAGCCTGACGAGCCATCGAGCGGTACTTCTTCCCGTGCTGCCGCTGCATCCGTCTCTTCTGCTTCCAAGGTTAGGATTTCCTCGGATGGTCCTGGGTCTTCGAGGGACTACACTGAGGAGCAGGTGACCGTCATCAGTCAGATTAAGAAGCTGAATGATTACTATCAGATCTTGGGGGTTGAAAAAGGATGCACTGTGGAGGAAGTTAGGAAGGCCTACCGGAAGCTCTCTTTGAAGGTGCATCCTGACAAGAACAAGGCGCCTGGTGCTGATGAAGCCTTTAAGGCTGTATCTAAGGCCTTCCAGTGCTTGAGCGACAATGAGAGCAGGAAAAGGTATGATCTTCTCGGTTCAGATGAGTCTGATCGGCCGGTGGCACAGCGTGGCAATCATGGTTTCAATGGCTTTTATGACGAGGACTTTGATGCTGATGAGATCTTCAGGAACTTCTTTTTTGGTGGAGGGCCTCCGGTTGCCACTCATTTTCGCACTTTCCGCTTTAGAACTGGTGGCACGGGTGGGGCGAGTGCTCATGAGATGCATGGTTCTGTCAATCATAATCTCCGGATGCTCATACAGATCTTGCCTATCATTATCCTGTTCTTGCTGAACTTCCTTCCATCCTCTGAACCAATATATATGCTGTTCCGATCCTATCCTTATGAGCACAAGCTAGAAACATCAAGGGGTGTGGCATACTTTGTTAAGTCAGTGAAATTTGAGGAGGAATATCCTTATGAGAGCCCAAAACGCATTGCTTTGGAGGAACATGTGGAGAGTGACTATGTTGGGATCCTTGAACAGAATTGCCGGGTTGAGTTGCAGAGACAACACTGGGGACTGTCATACCAAACACCACATTGCGATAGGCTTCAGAAGTTTGAGGCAGCAGCTTGA